In one Colletotrichum destructivum chromosome 2, complete sequence genomic region, the following are encoded:
- a CDS encoding Putative major facilitator superfamily, MFS transporter superfamily → MEHFRDTAFGHAMQLMTGGTVPQLQYLDERSRDGWRQYIEQDKSACTSRHGQDEVLEKGGNSESRPADEGRIHPSRTSSADTAQTMVPDEADGYDSAGDISIDPEKGQYSHIIKFLPDDPENPQNWPVAKKVFVTFQICLLTASIYIGSAIYTAGLTDVMQVFGVSQVSALLGLTLFVAGYGLGPMIWSPLSEVPQVGRNPVYIGTLFVFFLLQIPTATSSSFGMLLAFRFISGFVGSPVLATGGATLVDIWSPKKRAYPIACWGIAAVAGPTLGPVVGGFAAMAKGWTWPIWELMWLSGLVFILLFFCLPETSSTNILYRRAKRLRKITGNEKIKSEPEVMAEDLTGKEIVMMCLVRPFTLNFAEPMVFLLNLYIALIYGLLYIWFESFPIIFTGIYGFSPGMQGLAFLGIMAGAFVAIPPFFWYLHKYLEPQFDENGDIQPEKRLPPAFVGAFAIPLCLFWFGWSARADVHWIVPVIGSAWFSVGSTFLFNSVLNYLPDAYPAYAASVLAGNDLFRSAFGASFPLFANTMYERLGVNWASSLLGFLAIVFIPIPFVLYKVRCNLTTTVETD, encoded by the exons ATGGAGCACTTTCGGGACACAGCGTTTGGTCATGCCATGCAGCTCATGACAGGAGGCACGGTTCCTCAACTGCAGTATCTTGACGAGCGGAGTCGCGATGGTTGGCGGCAGTACATCGAGCAGGACAAGTCTGCATGCACATCACGACATGGCCAGGACGAGGTACTCGAGAAGGGTGGAAACAGCGAAAGCAGACCGGCGGATGAAGGCAGGATCCATCCATCAAGAACTTCCAGTGCGGACACGGCCCAGACGATGGTGCCTGACGAGGCGGATGGGTATGACAGTGCCGGCGACATCAGCATCGACCCCGAGAAAGGACAATACTCCCATATCATCAAGTTTCTGCCCGACGACCCCGAG AACCCTCAGAACTGGCCCGTAGCGAAGAAGGTGTTCGTCACCTTTCAGATCTGCCTCTTGACAGCCAGCATCTACATAGGCTCCGCCATCTACACGGCCGGGTTGACGGATGTCATGCAGGTGTTTGGCGTCAGTCAGGTGTCGGCACTGCTTGGCCTCACGCTCTTTGTAGCCGGTTACGGTCTCGGTCCT ATGATATGGAGCCCCCTCTCTGAGGTCCCCCAAGTCGGCCGGAATCCCGTCTACATCGGCACCcttttcgtcttcttcctgctgcAGATCCCAACGGCCACGTCGTCCAGCTTCGGCATGCTCCTCGCCTTCCGATTCATCTCCGGATTCGTCGGTTCCCCGGTTCTGGCCACCGGTGGCGCCACCTTGGTAGACATCTGGTCGCCCAAGAAGAGGGCGTATCCGATCGCCTGCTGGGGTAtcgccgccgtggcgggCCCGACACTGGGCCCCGTCGTGGGCGGATTcgcggccatggccaagggcTGGACGTGGCCCATCTGGGAGCTGATGTGGCTGAGCGGGctcgtcttcatcttgctcttcttctgcctccCCGAGACAAGTTCCACCAACATTTTGTACCGCCGAGCCAAGCGACTCCGGAAGATCACAGGTAACGAGAAGATCAAGAGCGAGCCCGAGGTGATGGCCGAGGACCTGACGGGCAAGGAAATCGTCATGATGTGCTTGGTGCGCCCGTTCACGCTCAACTTTGCGGAGCCTATGGTGTTCCTGCTCAATCTCTACATCGCCTTGATCTACGGCCTTCTGTACATCTGGTTCGAGTCATTCCCCATCATCTTCACCGGCATCTACGGCTTCAGCCCCGGAATGCAGGGCCTCGCTTTCTTGGGCATCATggccggcgccttcgtcgccatccCGCCCTTCTTCTGGTATCTGCACAAGTATCTCGAGCCGCAGTTCGACGAAAACGGCGACATACAGCCCGAGAAGCGGCTGCCTCCGGCGTTTGTCGGCGCGTTCGCGATCCCGCTTTGCCTCTTCTGGTTCGGctggtcggcgagggcggacGTCCACTGGATCGTGCCCGTCATCGGCTCGGCGTGGTTCAGCGTCGGTTCCACGTTCCTGTTCAACTCGGTCCTCAACTACCTGCCCGACGCGTACCCGGCATACGCGGCGTCCGTCCTGGCGGGCAACGACCTGTTCAGGAGCGCCTTTGGCGCGAGCTTTCCGTTGTTTGCAAACACCATGTACGAGAGGCTGGGCGTGAACTGGGCGAGCTCGCTGTTGGGGTTTCTGGCGATTGTGTTCATCCCTATCCCGTTTGTGCTGTACAAGGTGCGTTGCAATCTGACCACGACTGTAGAAACGGATTGA